The nucleotide sequence CGAAGCCGCTCTGATTAGCAGGGAGACCAGTAACCCTATGCCGGCTCCCGCCCCTGCCATCTCCGAACTCAGGCTTATGATCGCTTCTTGAATGCCGAAATTGCCGGGGGTTATCCTTACTAAAATAGAAAAAACCGAAAGCAGGCTAACGAGAAGCGCTGTTGTAAAAGACGTTGTGCTGCCTGTTGCGCTATAAGCCGCAAGGAACAGAAATCCATTTAGTATGATATTGATGAGACTGCATGTGATCAGTTTGACCAACAGTGCTTTATCATTTTTGATAAGATTCCATCCATCAAGTGCGGCATTGATAAGTTTCACTAACCGACTGTTCCCCGGCAGCTTTACCGTTCGAAGTATAACTAAACCGGAGATGGCTATGACGAGACTCACAAAAAAAAGAGTAACCTGCCAGAAAAAACGGTTTGAATTGTAGAATATTATCATGGTCAGCGCGCCTGCCATTCCAACGACCCAGAATATTACCAGATAATTTGCCGTGATCAGCGTTACGAACTTTGTGTAGGGGAATGCATGGCGATGTTTCAGGTAGGTGGCGCGCGCAATCATTCCTCCCGGGAAAGGGGTCAGATGATTTCCCATAGTCGTTATCATGGCAAGGCCGAACCATTCTGAAAAACAGAGTCCTGTGCCGAATTTCGCAGCAAAAGCCTTCAAAAAGAAGCCATTCGTGCCTGTCAGCATCACGGTGAGCGCTATCAACAAGAGAGCATTGATGAGTGAAATATTCAGGATCGGACGAAGCAGCTCGTTGTTGGACTTTAAATATAATCCTATGATGCAGGCGACAGCAAGGAAAATAAAAATTGACAGCACCTGCCCTGTCTTGATTTTTTGCCTTGCTAAATTATAAAAGATTGAAGGTGGTTTCACGCAAGACTCCCCCCAGCGCTTTAATTTGGTTGTCGATGTTACCCGTGCTTCTTAGTGTTGTTGATGTTTATCAGAATGTGTTGTTCGGTCAAACCTTAACTGTGCCACCTGCTCGGACACCAATCCAACCATAAATATCACAACAGATACGGTCATCAACATGGCTGAGGTAGGGCCATAGCGCTGTTGCAAAACAAATATTTTGAAAAGCCCATAGCCAAGCCCCAGGAAAAACATGAAGAAGCTAACCGGCAGAAATACTCTCATGGGAGAAAACATGGTGGCAATTTTAAGAATGATCAGAAAGAAGCGAGGTCCATCTTTGAACGGCTTGATTTTGCTTTTTCCTGTGCGGCGCGAGGTCTTTATCGGCACATATGTCAGGCTGTATCCCGAACGGATAACTGCCATGGTAATAGTTGTCGGATAAGAGAAAGTGTTTGGCAGTAAATTCAGAAAGAGACGGGCAATGTTTGCTTTGACAACCCTGAATCCGGATGTCAAATCTTCGATCTTGCGCTTGCACATATATGTGGCAAAACGGTTGTAGATCCTGTTTGCAATAGTTCTACCAAAAGACCTTTCTGATTTGTCTGTCCGGGCGCCGACTACCATATCGTAATGCCCTAGTTTTTCGAGAAGTTGCGGGATGTCTTCAGGCGCGTGCTGGCCGTCCCCATCAAGCATGACCAGAGTTTTACCACATGCTTCCCGGATACCTGTTTTTACTGCAGCGCCGTTTCCAATATTATAGGGGTGGGATATAACCAGCGCACCTGCCTGTTTCGCCTTGTTTGCCGTTTCGTCATCTGATCCATCGTCTACAACAATAATCTCGTAATGACGATTAAGCCCGTCCATCACCTTACGAACTTTTTCAACAGCAATTGCTATACTTTTTTCTTCACGAAAGGCAGGAATAATGATGCTGATTTCAGGCGTAAAATCTGTTTTACTTTGTTTTGATTCTGTGAAACTGAGTTCTTCCGCCATTATATGTTCTCCTTGAACCGCAAAAGCGAGTATATTCCCAGTAGGTTGTCGAACCTGAAGCTAAGATTCCGCTTATACGGGGTTGCAGGTAGCTGTAATGAGCATGGGCTGACGTCTTTATCGGCTTTAATCAATTTTATATAACGTAAGAATGTATATTGTGGCAATAGAGAAATTTATCACCAAACAAATAGCCAAACAGGTGGAGACAAGGGGCACATGAAAATATGCGTTTTATAGCATGTTAAAGTGTGGTATGTGATTATTTTGACCGGAAGAATTTATTGGTTAGTTATTATATGAGGCCGCGCCATTTACAGGGATAATTATGAATCATTCCAATGCCAACCGCTTTCAGGATTTTTTTGAAGAAAGCAAATATACTCTTCTGAAAAACTATCTATACAATTACCGCCTCCGTAAAATGGCTGTGGAAAAAAGCCTGCAGCACGAAAACATAAAATTGATATTAGAGGTTGGAAGCGGAATTTCTCCTGTGATGACGAAAACCCGGGATATTATATATTCAGATCTGTCTTTTGCAGCCATACGACTTCTTAAACATTCCTACGGAAAAGGGTATTATGTTGTTGCAGACAGCCTTAATCTGCCGTTTAAGTCCAAAGTTTTTTCTCACACAATCAGCTCAGAGGTGCTTGAACATCTAAAAGATGACCAAAAGGCTTTAATGGAATTAGCCAGGGTTATGAGCCCGTCGGGCAAGCTTGTTGTAACCTTTCCTCATAAAAAATCATATTTTGCCAATGATGACCGTTTTGTAAGTCACTTTCGCCGCTATGAACTCTCTGAGATGAAGTCTAAGTTAATAGATGCAGGGCTTAGGCCGATTAATATAAATAAGGTGTTGGGCCCACTTGAGAAGATTACGATGTGTTTTGTTGTATATTGTTTTTCGGTAGTTCAAGAAATTAAAGGTGAAAAGGTAAAGCAGCCCAATAACACCGTGCTGATGAATATTTTGGGTCAATTTTTCAAATGGGCTAATCGGTTTTATATGTTACTCGCATGGTTGGATGCGAGAATTATGCCTCAATCTTTTGCGGCGGTCTTGTTGATTAAGGCAAAAAAGGATTAAAATCCCGGCGTGGAAGCGGTGTCAAAGAATCTATTCACCGCAAAACGCAAAGAGAATTTTATTTTAAAGAATAAATTATTTGACATCTTGAAAATGGTTGTATGGTTTAATGTCATAATGATTGCAACTTACGATGTCAATCGATAAGGGAGTAAATACAATGAAAACAATAACTGCAAGAGGATTGCTTGTGTTGCATTGCAGTATGGTTTAAAATTATTTTCAAAAGATCAGCATTTTAAATATGTGTCCGGGTTAATGCTCATTATTTAATTTTATGTTAAAAGATAAAAAAATTATTGTTGTCATGCCGGCCTACAATGCGGCCAGGACGCTTCGTAAAACCTATGACGAGGTTATGAGCCTGGGTATTGTTGATCTGGTGATTCTTGTTGATGATGCAAGCGACGATGAAACTGCTGCCATCGCAAAGAGCCTGCCTGATACCAGGGTTTTTGTTCATAAAAAAAATCGCGGCTATGGGGCAAACCAGAAGACCTGCTACCGGATGGCCCTGGAAGAGGGCGGTGAAATTATTATCATGATTCATCCGGATTATCAGTATACTCCGAAGCTGATTCCGTCCATGGCTTCCATGATAGGTAATGGCCTGTATCACTGCGTGTTGGGCTCCAGGATTCTTGGTGGGCATGCTTTAAAAGGCGGCATGCCTGTGTGGAAATATATAGCGAATCGATTTTTGACCTGTGTGGAAAATATCCTTACAGGCGCCAAGCTTTCCGAATATCATACCGGGTACAGGGCTTTTTCGCGGGAATTGCTTAATCGGCTGCCGATTGATGCTAATTCAGATGATTTTGTTTTTGATAACCAGATTCTGGCTCAGATATTATGGCTTGATTATACAATTGCCGAGGTCAGTTGTCCGACAAAGTATTTTGCCGAGGCTTCATCAATAAATCTGCGAAGAAGTATAAAATATGGTTTTGGATGCCTGTATACAGCCTTGACATTCCGTCTCGCAAAAATGAATTTTATTACTTCCAGGTTATTTCCTTAGAAACCTTTGAAATCCGAATTGGTTTAACCAAATTTGATGAACTCGTAAAAAGTCCCAAAACACCGTTTTTCGTTATTCCGGCCCCGCATCAAATGCGGGATAAACTCCAGCCGGACACGTAGTGACACGAAGTGAAGCATCAGCGCTAACCATTAGCGCTATCCAGTCTTTTCAAGCAGTTGCAGACCATCTGGACTCCTCCCGGACTCGATCCGGGATCTACCGGAGTGACGACTTTTTACGAGACTGTTATTATTCAGCAAAATAAAAAAAATTGGGTTATAAAATAATACTTGACTTATTATTTCCAACCCGTTAAAGAGGCCGGAATTAAGCCCGGTCCGTATTTTGCTGTTGTGTGAGTAAATGTAGCCTCCCACTGCCACGGACCGGGCCTCTTTTTTTTTTGAGAGTCTCACATTATGTTGAATTTTTTACGATATTCCGAGATTTCAATAATCGGTGGCCTCTCAACCCCTTTAACTTTAAAAATATCCGGCTTATATTCGTTTCGAACAAGATTATATTGAATCATTTCATCGAACATCTCTGTGTTTAAATTTACTATTCCAAGCTTTTCAATACGATTGCAAAAGGTTTTAAGGATAACAAATGCCATCTTTCCCAAAGCTTTTGTATCCTGATTTCTATGGACGCGCCTGTCAAGATCGACCTGAGCGATTACATCCAGCCCCCATTTCTCATAAATATCAAGAAGCATGCTCGTTTCAACGCCGTATCCGACCGGAAAAGGTATTTTTTCAAAAACTTCCCGATAGCCTGCATATTCTCCGGAAAGCGGCTGCATAATCTGTGTAAGTTCCGGGAAAAACAGTGACAGCAATGGCCTTATAACAAGCTCTGTAACTCTGCCGCCGCCGGTGGGCCGGATTTTGCTTTTACCTGTAGCAATCGGCCTGTCGTAAAAAGCCTTGGAAAATTTAATATTATCGAAAAGAATCAGGGGGCCGACAAGGGCATAAACAAATCTGTGGTGAATATTTTTTATGTCAGCATCAAGATATACAATAATATCGCTGTTTGTAATATAAAGAGCTTTCCACAGATTTTCACCCTTGCCCTTGAACGCTTCAATATCAGGCAGAATGTCGGTTGCCTTATAAACCTCGGCGCCGTATTCTCTTGCAATTTTTCTTGTATTGTCTGTCGAGCCTGAGTCGATAACAACTATTTCATCAATAAGCGGATAGCGTGTCATCAGTTCGGATTTAATAATAATAATCTCTTTTGCAATTGTCTTTTCTTCATTCAGAGTAGGCAGGCACAAAGCAATGGTAAGATTTCTTCTTGTTTTTTCTTTAACAAGACCATTGATGTCTTTAAACTCAGAATGATGAAATGTATTCTTTTTAAGCCAGTTGTTATCCATCACAAATCCCGCTGTCTATTGCCATAATAACTCCTATAAGTTGAGCAATCCCTTTAAACATTGCTTCAATTTCCATCTCGGCGTTTTTCAGGTAATGATTTTCTCCATTTGTTATGCCTAATGTTAGCGCGGGTATGTTGTTTGAAAGAAAAATGGAAAGTTCTGATTCACTTGGGTCGTTTATCGGTTGTATGCCAAGCTTTTCCATTATTGCCATAGCGCTTTTTACCAAAGGATGATTATATTCTAATTTAGATGCCCTGAGATTGCTTATGGTTCTGATTTTTAGAACAACTCCGCTTTTGTGGCCTATGCCGGCAACAATGTCTTTAATATCGTTATGAATTGCCCTTACCATTTTGTCTGAGTCGCTTTGTATTTCAAAGCCGAGTTTTGCATTATAAGCGATTGTTCCATGCTTAAAACCGCCGGAAATTTTTCCTATAATAACTCTGGATCTTGGTCTTTGGGGCAGCCGAAGTTGCAGTATCTGGTTAATCACTTCATTTACTATCAGGATAGCGTTTTGCTTAAATTGATGTTCCCATTCCTTTTCGGCAGGTATATTGCAATCAATTTCCCCTCTAATCATTCCATAAGAATAATAGTTTATCCTGCCGAGGTCGACCCCTTCTACGCAAACAGCCCCTCTTATCGGAGTGGCCCATGTCTTTAACAGATGCCTGATGCCCCGAAGGTTGCCATTCCCCATTGATTGTATGACGCCTGCCAGAACGATATCGGATTTAAAGCGAAGATTTAACTTGCGGAAAATCTCCGGCAACGATGCCAGCACCCCGGCGCCGAGTGAATTATCTAAGATGCCTGGCCCTTTAATCGAATTTTCTTTGATGGTGAAATTATGATCGGTTTCCGCATCAAAAGGTGTGTCAAGGTGAGCAACCACAAAAATAGGCGGTTTTGTTTCAGAAGTTCCTCTGATGATTGCAATGGGATTCCGATAACCATCGGTAGAGCATTCATCAACCCCTGATTCCACCAACCTGTCCATAAAAACACTGGTGCGTCTTTTTTCCTTGAAAGTAGGAGCCGGCACCTGGCCGATAAACACAATATTGGCAATAATTGTTTCCTTAATCGATTTTATTGCATCAACAAAGGAAGGTAGTTTGTCTAGATAGGTTTCCATATTTTTATTATCTCAAAAGTCTTAATTTATGAGTCAATGTTTGGATCGGTCAGCACGGGAATTTTAAAGAAGTTTATACCCTCATTCTTTAAGATTTTTTCCTCTTTTTCTGTGCTGGTACCCTTTATATTTTTTAGATCAGAAACGCCATAATGCATTTTCAGGGCTTCCGCGGCAAAATTGCAACCCACATCTTCAAAGTTCTTTTCCACAAAATCCGCTATTTTTCTCCCTATGTTTTCCAGATGTTCCTGCCTGCGAGAAGAACCCGCCGCTATCTGAGAGGCTTTTATCGCAAAGGTGGAAGGAACCTTTGAAACAACAGTATCTTCGCATACAGGGCATGCAATCATGCCTTTTGCTTTCTGCTTATCAAAGGCCCGGCTGTCATCAAACCAGCCTTCAAAGGTGTGGCCGTTGGAACATTTTAAATCAAATACTATCATAGTTTTAGGTGTTAGATGTTAAGTGTTAGGTGTTAGGATTAATCCTCGAACCTCTGAACTTTAAACTAACATAACAAATATATTAATATTTTAAAAGTAGTTCTTGACAGATACTGTTTTTTAGACGGAAAATAATTTTTGGACACACTTTAACATCCGAGTACCATTGAAAATTTTGTATAAATCTGTTATGTATAAAAAATCATCAAATTAAGTCTGAACTCTGCAATTGTAGAACATGCCGTAGATATAAGGCATTAATACAGCTTTTACGGCGGATTTTAGGCCGCAACCTCTAATGGAGAAAACCGCATATGAGATTTATTATTTTTATCGGGGTTTGCATGATTTTATTTTGTTCAACTGTTCAGGCTGAAACAATGTATATCAGCGATGATATTAGAATAACATTGAGAACAGGGCCGGGGATTGATCACAAGATATCGGCTATGATTAAATCCGGTCAGGAAGTTGAAGTGCTTCAACCGGATGATGAATGGACCCAGGTCAAGCTGCCGAATGAAAGGGAAGGATGGGTTCTAACCCGGTTTCTGACTTATGATAAACCCTGTCGTCTTGAACTTGAAATATTGAAAAAAAAACATGAAGCCCTCTCGGCTCAGTCGTCCTTCATGCTTAAAGAAAACATGGTCTATAAAGAGGAAAGCAAAAGACTTAACGCAGAGCTTTCAGGAAGCAAAGAGATGCTTGTGGCAATTAGTAAGTCATATGATACGTTAAAGAAGGAGTCTGCCGACTTTTTAGAACTTAAAGCAAAATATGAACTTACATCTTCACACCTTGTCGACCAGACAAAAAAAGCGGAGTATCTGGAAGAAGAACTATTAAGGCTGTTGTCGCATCGAAACATTATATGGTTTTTAAGTGGAGCAGGTGTGCTGGTTTTTGGTATTTTAATCGGTTTTAGCGTCAGGCGTCAGCGCCGGAAATCATCTTTATTGTAATGGAAATTAAAACAGACTTTTTGATAATCGGCAGCGGTGTGGCTGGCCTGACTTTTGCCATTAAGATGGCGGAATTCGGCAGAGTCGCTATAGTTACAAAAAAGGGGGTCATGGACAGCAACACCTCTCTTGCGCAGGGAGGCATTGCCTCTGTTTTTGGCAAGTTAGACTCGTTTAATTTACATATCCAGGATACTCTTGCTTCCGGTGACGGCCTTTGCAACACAGAGGTTGTGGAGATGGTTGTAAAAAATGGGCCGGACAGAATTCGTGAGTTGATTGATTTTGGCGTGCATTTCAATATTCGGGAAAAAGAGCGTTTAAAAGATAAATCGCAAAACAAGGATCCTGAGCTTGATTTAGGACAAGAAGGCGGGCACTCACAAAAACGCATTGTTCATGCCAATGACATGACAGGCCAGGAAATTGCTACCGTTCTTGTTAAACATGTTAAGAACCATAAGCGTATTACACTATATGAGAATCATATTGCCGTTGATCTTATAACCTGTTCAACCCGCATGAAAAGAGGGCTTGTTACTACGACCCACGAAGATTACTGCCTGGGTGCATATGTCCTTGACATGCAAACCAACGCTGTAAAAACCTTCTGTGCTTCTATTACACTTCTTGCCACCGGAGGCGCGGGCAAGGTGTATCTTTATACAAGCAATCCTGATGTTGCTACGGGTGATGGAATAGCAATGGGCTATAGAGCGGGCGCTACTGTAGCGAACCTGGAATTTGTTCAGTTTCATCCAACCTGCCTGTATCATCCTGAAGCTAAGAATTTCCTGATATCGGAGGCCGTAAGGGGTGAAGGAGGAATTCTTATTGACTCTGCCGGAAATCGATTTATGGAACGATATGATCCGCAAAAAGAGCTGGCTTGCCGGGATGTGGTTGCACGCGCTATTGACTTGGAGCTGAAAAAGAGCGGGGATGATTTTGTCTTCCTCGACATATCCCATAAGAACCCTGAATTCGTGAAGGATCGGTTTCCTAATTTATATAAAAAATGTCTTACATTCGGCATAGATATGACAAAGGAGCCTATTCCCGTCGTTCCTGCGGCCCATTATATGTGTGGCGGAGTTGTGACGGATATGTTCGGTAGAACCGATATTCGCGGTTTATATGCAATAGGGGAGACTGCATGCACAGGTCTGCACGGAGCCAACAGGCTTGCAAGTAATTCTTTAATTGAGGCCCTTGTATATGCCCATACAGCTTCAAAGCAGGCCGCAGAGGATATTAATATTAAGGCTTCTCTGAATTCCGGCTCGATGCCTGTTCCTCCTCTATGGGATGAGGCAGGCACAACCGACAGTGATGAGGCTATTATGGTTTCGCATAACTGGGATGAAATACGCAGATTTATGTGGAACTATGTTGGAATAGTCAGATCAAACAAACGGCTGGACAGGGCAAAGCGGCGCATTGAAAATATACAAAATGAGATACAGGAGTATTACCAGGGTGTTAAGATCTCTTCAGATCTTATTGAACTGCGAAACATTGCTACAGTAGCTGAACTGATTATCAGGTGCGCCAGGCACAGGAAGGAAAGCCGAGGGCTTCATTTTAACATCGAATATCCTTATCGGGATGATAAGCGTTGGAAAAAGGATACTATTGTCAGAAGGCCGTTTATGGGATAATGAGGGGCGCTGCTTTAACAAACTTTTCCAACTGTTTTTCATAATAGGAACGATTCTTTTTTGCCAGGGATAGAGCTCTTCTTCCCGCGACGATTGCATCTTGTACCTGGTTGTTAACATAGAAGCTCTCAGCAAGGGTGTCAAGTATGTACGGGGCCTCTTTTAGCTGCAGCGCTTTTTTTGCTAAGATGAGCGCGCGTTTCGGGTTGTGGAATTTTTCATCATCACATGCGGCAAAAAGCCACGCCAGATTATTCAGCACCTGCGGATTATCAGGCAAACAGGTTAATGAGCGTTCATAAGCTTCAATAGCCTTTGCATAATTTTTTCTACTGTAAAACAGATCGCCCAAAGTGCTATGCAGTCCGGGGTTGTTGGGCGTTTTTTCAAGCTGTCTTAGAATTGTTTTTTCAAAAAAATAGTTGTTTAATCTTTCTTTGGTTTCGCCGAAATTCAGCTTATATCCAATTCCTCCTATTAAAATAATTCCCGCTATATAGGCAGCTATGCTTCTCCTTATTTTTTGGTTATGAAAGATTATCCATCTTTTGTCTGTTTCACATTTTTTTAGATATTTTATCCGTTCTTTAATGCTGAAATGGTGCCAGTTTGGCTTGTCAGGTGGTTGCCCGCTTGTAAAGGCTATCTTTTCAAGGGCTGAGATAAGCGGTTTTGAACTTTTGAAAAGCGTATAAACGTGGATATCTGCCTGACGTTCGAAGTTGCGCATAAAGAATCCAAAAAGAAAGCGGAAATAGACAAGGAAAATTATGATTGTGACAAGACTCAATGCTGTTGAATATACGGAAGTCCGGTCAAAACCGGCTATGTTTATAATGCTGAATAATGGATCAGCATAAATAATCAAGTAGATGATCAGGTCAAGTGCCGCATATAAAAAGACAATATAACCGACAAAAAAAAGCAGATAAAACCAAAGGTGTTTTTTATTTATATGCCCGATTTCGTGGGCGATTACAGCATCAATTTCTTCGGGTTCAAGATACCGGAGGAGGGTTTTTGTAACAAGAACATAGCGGAATTTCTTAACCAGTCCCATAACCCCTGCGGTGATCATCCTGCCGCCTAATATGGGCCAGGATAGAATTTCAGCATATTCAACCTTTGCTTTTTTACACAGGTTTTCGATGCGATCTCTATGAAATCCCGGTTCAAGCGGTTTACATCTCCAGAATTTCCGGATCATTGCCGGCCCGATAATAGAAACACCAAGTAGAAAAACCATAAAATATATTATTTCTCCCTCAGTTGAGGAAAGAAGATATTTCGGTAATTCAAAGGGAAGCGCATTAATAATGTCGGCGATTCCGGATAACAGAAACCAGGGGATAAGCACAGGTATTGAGAATAAAATGTTGGAAAAAATGTATGCCTGCCTGGACATGCCGTCCATGTTGAGCTTTTGATAAGCCCTGTAAGCAAAGCCCCATACAATTGCGGTATAGAATACAAAAAGCCCGATAAAAAGCAGCGCCTGCAAAGTAGGGATGGTTATAAAAACAGATAGGTTTATTAAAAACGATGGGAGACTAAGTCCATAAATATTTATGGTAAAAAGCACGATTGCCGTTATAGACAGCCTGCTCAGGGTTGAATTGAATTTATGATCAAGATTATAAGGGCTTTGCTTTGAAATCTGTTTTTCAAGTGTGCGGAATTGTAGCCTGGTAAAAAA is from Anaerolineae bacterium and encodes:
- the nadB gene encoding L-aspartate oxidase, translated to MEIKTDFLIIGSGVAGLTFAIKMAEFGRVAIVTKKGVMDSNTSLAQGGIASVFGKLDSFNLHIQDTLASGDGLCNTEVVEMVVKNGPDRIRELIDFGVHFNIREKERLKDKSQNKDPELDLGQEGGHSQKRIVHANDMTGQEIATVLVKHVKNHKRITLYENHIAVDLITCSTRMKRGLVTTTHEDYCLGAYVLDMQTNAVKTFCASITLLATGGAGKVYLYTSNPDVATGDGIAMGYRAGATVANLEFVQFHPTCLYHPEAKNFLISEAVRGEGGILIDSAGNRFMERYDPQKELACRDVVARAIDLELKKSGDDFVFLDISHKNPEFVKDRFPNLYKKCLTFGIDMTKEPIPVVPAAHYMCGGVVTDMFGRTDIRGLYAIGETACTGLHGANRLASNSLIEALVYAHTASKQAAEDINIKASLNSGSMPVPPLWDEAGTTDSDEAIMVSHNWDEIRRFMWNYVGIVRSNKRLDRAKRRIENIQNEIQEYYQGVKISSDLIELRNIATVAELIIRCARHRKESRGLHFNIEYPYRDDKRWKKDTIVRRPFMG
- a CDS encoding DUF1178 family protein, whose protein sequence is MIVFDLKCSNGHTFEGWFDDSRAFDKQKAKGMIACPVCEDTVVSKVPSTFAIKASQIAAGSSRRQEHLENIGRKIADFVEKNFEDVGCNFAAEALKMHYGVSDLKNIKGTSTEKEEKILKNEGINFFKIPVLTDPNIDS
- a CDS encoding peptidase: METYLDKLPSFVDAIKSIKETIIANIVFIGQVPAPTFKEKRRTSVFMDRLVESGVDECSTDGYRNPIAIIRGTSETKPPIFVVAHLDTPFDAETDHNFTIKENSIKGPGILDNSLGAGVLASLPEIFRKLNLRFKSDIVLAGVIQSMGNGNLRGIRHLLKTWATPIRGAVCVEGVDLGRINYYSYGMIRGEIDCNIPAEKEWEHQFKQNAILIVNEVINQILQLRLPQRPRSRVIIGKISGGFKHGTIAYNAKLGFEIQSDSDKMVRAIHNDIKDIVAGIGHKSGVVLKIRTISNLRASKLEYNHPLVKSAMAIMEKLGIQPINDPSESELSIFLSNNIPALTLGITNGENHYLKNAEMEIEAMFKGIAQLIGVIMAIDSGICDG
- a CDS encoding M48 family metalloprotease; protein product: MFSNFIYLIIVLLIYTTYPPPEEPNFTLLETSALFLSLIIAFIFFTRLQFRTLEKQISKQSPYNLDHKFNSTLSRLSITAIVLFTINIYGLSLPSFLINLSVFITIPTLQALLFIGLFVFYTAIVWGFAYRAYQKLNMDGMSRQAYIFSNILFSIPVLIPWFLLSGIADIINALPFELPKYLLSSTEGEIIYFMVFLLGVSIIGPAMIRKFWRCKPLEPGFHRDRIENLCKKAKVEYAEILSWPILGGRMITAGVMGLVKKFRYVLVTKTLLRYLEPEEIDAVIAHEIGHINKKHLWFYLLFFVGYIVFLYAALDLIIYLIIYADPLFSIINIAGFDRTSVYSTALSLVTIIIFLVYFRFLFGFFMRNFERQADIHVYTLFKSSKPLISALEKIAFTSGQPPDKPNWHHFSIKERIKYLKKCETDKRWIIFHNQKIRRSIAAYIAGIILIGGIGYKLNFGETKERLNNYFFEKTILRQLEKTPNNPGLHSTLGDLFYSRKNYAKAIEAYERSLTCLPDNPQVLNNLAWLFAACDDEKFHNPKRALILAKKALQLKEAPYILDTLAESFYVNNQVQDAIVAGRRALSLAKKNRSYYEKQLEKFVKAAPLIIP
- a CDS encoding glucosyl-3-phosphoglycerate synthase, which encodes MDNNWLKKNTFHHSEFKDINGLVKEKTRRNLTIALCLPTLNEEKTIAKEIIIIKSELMTRYPLIDEIVVIDSGSTDNTRKIAREYGAEVYKATDILPDIEAFKGKGENLWKALYITNSDIIVYLDADIKNIHHRFVYALVGPLILFDNIKFSKAFYDRPIATGKSKIRPTGGGRVTELVIRPLLSLFFPELTQIMQPLSGEYAGYREVFEKIPFPVGYGVETSMLLDIYEKWGLDVIAQVDLDRRVHRNQDTKALGKMAFVILKTFCNRIEKLGIVNLNTEMFDEMIQYNLVRNEYKPDIFKVKGVERPPIIEISEYRKKFNIM
- a CDS encoding class I SAM-dependent methyltransferase, whose protein sequence is MNHSNANRFQDFFEESKYTLLKNYLYNYRLRKMAVEKSLQHENIKLILEVGSGISPVMTKTRDIIYSDLSFAAIRLLKHSYGKGYYVVADSLNLPFKSKVFSHTISSEVLEHLKDDQKALMELARVMSPSGKLVVTFPHKKSYFANDDRFVSHFRRYELSEMKSKLIDAGLRPININKVLGPLEKITMCFVVYCFSVVQEIKGEKVKQPNNTVLMNILGQFFKWANRFYMLLAWLDARIMPQSFAAVLLIKAKKD
- a CDS encoding lysylphosphatidylglycerol synthase transmembrane domain-containing protein — its product is MKPPSIFYNLARQKIKTGQVLSIFIFLAVACIIGLYLKSNNELLRPILNISLINALLLIALTVMLTGTNGFFLKAFAAKFGTGLCFSEWFGLAMITTMGNHLTPFPGGMIARATYLKHRHAFPYTKFVTLITANYLVIFWVVGMAGALTMIIFYNSNRFFWQVTLFFVSLVIAISGLVILRTVKLPGNSRLVKLINAALDGWNLIKNDKALLVKLITCSLINIILNGFLFLAAYSATGSTTSFTTALLVSLLSVFSILVRITPGNFGIQEAIISLSSEMAGAGAGIGLLVSLLIRAASLIPAFTLGPIFSFLLTRKLTARRSDDKSETV
- a CDS encoding glycosyltransferase family 2 protein produces the protein MAEELSFTESKQSKTDFTPEISIIIPAFREEKSIAIAVEKVRKVMDGLNRHYEIIVVDDGSDDETANKAKQAGALVISHPYNIGNGAAVKTGIREACGKTLVMLDGDGQHAPEDIPQLLEKLGHYDMVVGARTDKSERSFGRTIANRIYNRFATYMCKRKIEDLTSGFRVVKANIARLFLNLLPNTFSYPTTITMAVIRSGYSLTYVPIKTSRRTGKSKIKPFKDGPRFFLIILKIATMFSPMRVFLPVSFFMFFLGLGYGLFKIFVLQQRYGPTSAMLMTVSVVIFMVGLVSEQVAQLRFDRTTHSDKHQQH
- a CDS encoding glycosyltransferase family 2 protein; this translates as MLKDKKIIVVMPAYNAARTLRKTYDEVMSLGIVDLVILVDDASDDETAAIAKSLPDTRVFVHKKNRGYGANQKTCYRMALEEGGEIIIMIHPDYQYTPKLIPSMASMIGNGLYHCVLGSRILGGHALKGGMPVWKYIANRFLTCVENILTGAKLSEYHTGYRAFSRELLNRLPIDANSDDFVFDNQILAQILWLDYTIAEVSCPTKYFAEASSINLRRSIKYGFGCLYTALTFRLAKMNFITSRLFP
- a CDS encoding TIGR04211 family SH3 domain-containing protein produces the protein MRFIIFIGVCMILFCSTVQAETMYISDDIRITLRTGPGIDHKISAMIKSGQEVEVLQPDDEWTQVKLPNEREGWVLTRFLTYDKPCRLELEILKKKHEALSAQSSFMLKENMVYKEESKRLNAELSGSKEMLVAISKSYDTLKKESADFLELKAKYELTSSHLVDQTKKAEYLEEELLRLLSHRNIIWFLSGAGVLVFGILIGFSVRRQRRKSSLL